A region from the Nymphalis io chromosome 9, ilAglIoxx1.1, whole genome shotgun sequence genome encodes:
- the LOC126770739 gene encoding RING finger protein unkempt isoform X2, which yields MPSESKPLLTAQTEKPNHYKYLKEFRVEQCPSFLQHKCTQHRPFTCFHWHFNNQRRRRPVRKRDGTFNYSADNYCTKYNETSGICEDGDECPYLHRTAGDTERRYHLRYYKTCMCVHDTDARGLCTKNGAHCAFAHGAPDLRPPVLDMRELQALENPDGTDGDAAAPNALDRERNLMNEDPKWQDTNYVLSSYKTEPCKRPPRLCRQGYACPQYHNSKDKRRSPRKYKYRSTPCPNVKHGEEWGEPSNCEAGDGCGYCHTRTEQQFHPEIYKSTKCNDVQQAGYCPRGLFCAFAHVEPEDLSGVRELAAPLECGTNLADLLSSALPDKKGEVSVLGALGLERRTHSPTPHANGSGDGSECASTSSGGSSGGRAPARGLLPLASQALDLDKPQPAWPPRATFDATVLQEVVGNALDDLHLDDPRNLVASLDRDLSDGEGLLGGSAPVNIPSARSALRGFSPPPGGSPLPPFLRYTPNDTERLFNSHAIKAGSYGATGAGPFEFGAASPSAPGELSRLREEVVASRAAAARWDERIAQARSACEAWQRESDEAQRKAALAERQRDEALAHALALKRELEAARAPRRELRGLPLTALKAMQVQARTDLEEIEKVLYLETATKCMVCEEQPRSVTLAPCNHYVLCDTCVATAKECPYCQTPVQHHQ from the exons ATGCCGTCGGAATCTAAGCCTTTGTTGACAGCCCAAACAGAAAAACCAAatcattataa ATATCTGAAGGAATTCAGAGTAGAGCAGTGCCCGTCGTTCCTACAGCATAAATGTACACAACATAGACCTTTCACATGTTTTCATTGGCATTTTAATAATCAGAGGAGAAGAAGACCAGTTCGAAAGAGGGATGGTACATTCAATTATAGCGCAGACAATTATTGTACCAAATATAACGAAACGTCAGGGATATGCGAGGATGGAGACGA GTGCCCTTACCTACATCGTACCGCAGGCGATACGGAACGTCGATATCACCTGCGCTACTACAAAACATGTATGTGTGTTCATGATACGGATGCTAGAGGACTTTGTACTAAAAATGGGGCACATTGCGCTTTCGCACATGGTGCCCCTGACCTTCGCCCTCCAGTGTTGGATATGAGAGAACTACAAGCACTAGAAAATCCTGATGGGACTGATGGTGATGCAGCAGCGCCCAATGCATTAGATAGAGAACGGAATTTAATGAATGAAGATCCAAAATGGCAAG atacaaattatgtattatCATCATATAAAACTGAACCATGTAAAAGACCACCTAGGTTATGTAGACAAGGGTATGCTTGCCCTCAGTATCACAATAGTAAA GATAAGCGTAGATCaccaagaaaatataaatatcgtagCACACCATGTCCTAACGTTAAGCACGGTGAAGAGTGGGGTGAGCCTAGCAATTGTGAAGCTGGTGACGGCTGTGGCTACTGTCATACACGCACTGAGCAACAATTTCATCCCGAGATATATAAATCCACTAAGTGTAATGACGTTCAACAAGCTGGTTATTGTCCCAGGGGACTGTTTTGCGCCTTTGCGCACGTcgaac CGGAAGATTTGAGTGGCGTTCGTGAACTTGCCGCGCCTCTCGAATGCGGCACCAATCTCGCAGATCTTCTGTCGTCGGCGTTGCCAGACAAGAAGGGCGAAGTCAGTGTACTCGGCGCCCTCGGGCTCGAGCGACGTACGCACTCTCCCACGCCGCACGCTAACGGCTCCGGTGACGGCTCCGAGTGCGCCTCCACCTCTTCCGGCGGTTCCAGCGGCGGCCGCGCTCCCGCTCGCGGTCTGCTGCCACTGGCGTCCCAGGCGCTCGACCTCGACAAGCCGCAACCCGCCTGGCCCCCCCGCGCCACCTTCGACGCGACCGTGCTGCAGGAGGTGGTCGGCAACGCGCTCGACGACCTCCACCTCGACGATCCTCGTAATCTCGTCGCTTCGCTCGACCGCGATCTCTCCGACGGCGAGGGGCTACTCGGGGGCTCGGCTCCCGTAAACATTCCGTCGGCGCGGTCAGCACTCCGCGGCTTCAGCCCACCGCCCGGCGGATCGCCGCTGCCGCCTTTCCTGCGCTACACGCCCAACGACACGGAACGCCTGTTCAACTCGCATGCGATCAAAGCGGGCAGCTACGGCGCCACGGGGGCCGGGCCGTTCGAGTTCGGCGCGGCGTCGCCGTCGGCGCCCGGCGAGCTGTCGCGGCTGCGCGAGGAGGTGGTGGCgtcgcgcgccgccgccgcgcgctgGGACGAGCGCATCGCGCAGGCGCGCTCGGCGTGCGAGGCGTGGCAGCGCGAGTCGGACGAGGCGCAGCGCAAGGCGGCGCTGGCCGAGCGGCAGCGCGACGAGGCGCTGGCGCACGCGCTGGCGCTGAAGCGCGAGCTGGAGGCGGCCCGCGCGCCGCGCCGGGAGCTGCGCGGGCTGCCGCTGACGGCGCTGAAGGCCATGCAGGTGCAGGCGCGCACCGACCTGGAGGAGATCGAAAAAGTGCTGTACCTGGAGACGGCCACCAAGTGCATGGTGTGCGAGGAGCAGCCGCGCAGCGTGACGCTGGCGCCCTGCAACCACTACGTTCTGTGCGATACGTGCGTGGCCACGGCCAAGGAGTGTCCGTACTGCCAGACGCCCGTGCAGCACCACCAGTGA
- the LOC126770739 gene encoding RING finger protein unkempt isoform X1 — translation MPSESKPLLTAQTEKPNHYNPAISFHRYLKEFRVEQCPSFLQHKCTQHRPFTCFHWHFNNQRRRRPVRKRDGTFNYSADNYCTKYNETSGICEDGDECPYLHRTAGDTERRYHLRYYKTCMCVHDTDARGLCTKNGAHCAFAHGAPDLRPPVLDMRELQALENPDGTDGDAAAPNALDRERNLMNEDPKWQDTNYVLSSYKTEPCKRPPRLCRQGYACPQYHNSKDKRRSPRKYKYRSTPCPNVKHGEEWGEPSNCEAGDGCGYCHTRTEQQFHPEIYKSTKCNDVQQAGYCPRGLFCAFAHVEPEDLSGVRELAAPLECGTNLADLLSSALPDKKGEVSVLGALGLERRTHSPTPHANGSGDGSECASTSSGGSSGGRAPARGLLPLASQALDLDKPQPAWPPRATFDATVLQEVVGNALDDLHLDDPRNLVASLDRDLSDGEGLLGGSAPVNIPSARSALRGFSPPPGGSPLPPFLRYTPNDTERLFNSHAIKAGSYGATGAGPFEFGAASPSAPGELSRLREEVVASRAAAARWDERIAQARSACEAWQRESDEAQRKAALAERQRDEALAHALALKRELEAARAPRRELRGLPLTALKAMQVQARTDLEEIEKVLYLETATKCMVCEEQPRSVTLAPCNHYVLCDTCVATAKECPYCQTPVQHHQ, via the exons ATGCCGTCGGAATCTAAGCCTTTGTTGACAGCCCAAACAGAAAAACCAAatcattataa TCCGGCTATTTCGTTTCACAGATATCTGAAGGAATTCAGAGTAGAGCAGTGCCCGTCGTTCCTACAGCATAAATGTACACAACATAGACCTTTCACATGTTTTCATTGGCATTTTAATAATCAGAGGAGAAGAAGACCAGTTCGAAAGAGGGATGGTACATTCAATTATAGCGCAGACAATTATTGTACCAAATATAACGAAACGTCAGGGATATGCGAGGATGGAGACGA GTGCCCTTACCTACATCGTACCGCAGGCGATACGGAACGTCGATATCACCTGCGCTACTACAAAACATGTATGTGTGTTCATGATACGGATGCTAGAGGACTTTGTACTAAAAATGGGGCACATTGCGCTTTCGCACATGGTGCCCCTGACCTTCGCCCTCCAGTGTTGGATATGAGAGAACTACAAGCACTAGAAAATCCTGATGGGACTGATGGTGATGCAGCAGCGCCCAATGCATTAGATAGAGAACGGAATTTAATGAATGAAGATCCAAAATGGCAAG atacaaattatgtattatCATCATATAAAACTGAACCATGTAAAAGACCACCTAGGTTATGTAGACAAGGGTATGCTTGCCCTCAGTATCACAATAGTAAA GATAAGCGTAGATCaccaagaaaatataaatatcgtagCACACCATGTCCTAACGTTAAGCACGGTGAAGAGTGGGGTGAGCCTAGCAATTGTGAAGCTGGTGACGGCTGTGGCTACTGTCATACACGCACTGAGCAACAATTTCATCCCGAGATATATAAATCCACTAAGTGTAATGACGTTCAACAAGCTGGTTATTGTCCCAGGGGACTGTTTTGCGCCTTTGCGCACGTcgaac CGGAAGATTTGAGTGGCGTTCGTGAACTTGCCGCGCCTCTCGAATGCGGCACCAATCTCGCAGATCTTCTGTCGTCGGCGTTGCCAGACAAGAAGGGCGAAGTCAGTGTACTCGGCGCCCTCGGGCTCGAGCGACGTACGCACTCTCCCACGCCGCACGCTAACGGCTCCGGTGACGGCTCCGAGTGCGCCTCCACCTCTTCCGGCGGTTCCAGCGGCGGCCGCGCTCCCGCTCGCGGTCTGCTGCCACTGGCGTCCCAGGCGCTCGACCTCGACAAGCCGCAACCCGCCTGGCCCCCCCGCGCCACCTTCGACGCGACCGTGCTGCAGGAGGTGGTCGGCAACGCGCTCGACGACCTCCACCTCGACGATCCTCGTAATCTCGTCGCTTCGCTCGACCGCGATCTCTCCGACGGCGAGGGGCTACTCGGGGGCTCGGCTCCCGTAAACATTCCGTCGGCGCGGTCAGCACTCCGCGGCTTCAGCCCACCGCCCGGCGGATCGCCGCTGCCGCCTTTCCTGCGCTACACGCCCAACGACACGGAACGCCTGTTCAACTCGCATGCGATCAAAGCGGGCAGCTACGGCGCCACGGGGGCCGGGCCGTTCGAGTTCGGCGCGGCGTCGCCGTCGGCGCCCGGCGAGCTGTCGCGGCTGCGCGAGGAGGTGGTGGCgtcgcgcgccgccgccgcgcgctgGGACGAGCGCATCGCGCAGGCGCGCTCGGCGTGCGAGGCGTGGCAGCGCGAGTCGGACGAGGCGCAGCGCAAGGCGGCGCTGGCCGAGCGGCAGCGCGACGAGGCGCTGGCGCACGCGCTGGCGCTGAAGCGCGAGCTGGAGGCGGCCCGCGCGCCGCGCCGGGAGCTGCGCGGGCTGCCGCTGACGGCGCTGAAGGCCATGCAGGTGCAGGCGCGCACCGACCTGGAGGAGATCGAAAAAGTGCTGTACCTGGAGACGGCCACCAAGTGCATGGTGTGCGAGGAGCAGCCGCGCAGCGTGACGCTGGCGCCCTGCAACCACTACGTTCTGTGCGATACGTGCGTGGCCACGGCCAAGGAGTGTCCGTACTGCCAGACGCCCGTGCAGCACCACCAGTGA
- the LOC126770741 gene encoding N-acylneuraminate cytidylyltransferase: MFVKFLLFVGLASPVLCENTAVLILARGGSKGIRLKNIQNIGGISLLGRTILTAKLAGLQDITVSTDHPLIALEGFKYNVSVLKRSYVTSTDWAPSIWGVSEFMEKVTNFAGAMKPLKLDQ, translated from the exons atgtttgtaaaatttCTTCTTTTTGTTGGGCT TGCTTCTCCCGTCTTGTGTGAAAATACAGCAGTTTTAATCTTAGCCCGTGGAGGTTCAAAAGGTATTCGGTTGaagaatatacaaaatattggcGGCATAAGTTTGCTCGGTCGAACTATACTTACTGCAAAGTTGGCTGGTTTACAAGATATCACTGTATCCACAGATCATCCTTTGATAGCATTGGAAGGTTTTAAGT ataatgTAAGCGTTTTGAAGAGAAGCTATGTCACATCAACAGATTGGGCGCCATCGATTTGGGGCGTATCGGAATTTATGGAAA AAGTTACAAACTTCGCTGGAGCTATGAAGCCTCTAAAACTCGACCAATAA
- the LOC126770740 gene encoding sorting nexin-8-like isoform X1, with amino-acid sequence MRLPKLYQQISNMTHNIEEITFEELEATDVISVELVPERKGLILKHCEYYVSSRRHGTTVTRRYNEFVQLYDVLYAKYPYRAVCSLPPKRVVVGGGSPLFLQRRRAALQRWLTLVARHPVLAHDADLRTFLCETSPRLDKPKHDEFILAGTQEDNVGDMSTDEMQESFVSEQEQLRLAHLGLGRLFKIFEKVEGRCDSERTDIRELGAALNALSSPAAADTARWTRMRDAMKAAAELAIETGETQLEVMEEEAMDGMLLALDAVGAYRQLCSRLTRGLHAERAAAAAAAPQCAAARALRARHRYALRCAVEEARIARVYALSALELLPELLRTLGTAHARVAAVWANLHTALRHPNSKQAARD; translated from the exons ATGAGATTgccaaagctctaccaacaa ATTTCTAATATGACACATAATATTGAAGAAATAACATTTGAAGAATTAGAAGCAACAGATGTAATATCGGTAGAGCTCGTCCCGGAACGTAAGGGTCTTATTTTAAAGCATTGTGAGTATTATGTAAGCTCAAGAAGACATGGTACTACTGTTACAAGACGCTACAATGAGTTTGTGCAGCTATATGATGTTTTATATGCCAAGTATCCTTATCG cgCAGTATGTAGCTTGCCTCCCAAACGTGTGGTTGTCGGAGGGGGGAGCCCATTGTTTTTACAGCGGCGTCGTGCAGCACTGCAGCGTTGGTTAACGCTAGTTGCAAGACATCCAGTACTTGCCCATGATGCAGACCTTCGGACATTCTTATGTGAAACATCACCAAGATTAGATAAACCGAAACATGATGAGTTCATACTGGCGGGTACACAAGAAGATAACGTG GGTGATATGAGCACAGACGAGATGCAGGAATCATTTGTGTCAGAACAAGAGCAACTTCGATTAGCGCACTTGGGCTTAGGAAGGCTATTCAAGATTTTTGAAAAAG ttgaaGGTCGCTGCGATTCCGAACGTACTGATATTCGAGAATTGGGAGCCGCATTGAACGCGCTGTCTTCCCCAGCTGCCGCGGACACTGCTAGATGGACGCGCATGAGAGATGCGATGAAAGCCGCCGCCga ACTAGCAATAGAAACGGGGGAGACTCAGCTCGAGGTGATGGAGGAAGAGGCGATGGACGGCATGTTACTGGCGCTGGACGCGGTGGGCGCCTACCGGCAGCTGTGCTCGCGACTGACGCGCGGCCTGCATGCcgagcgcgccgccgccgccgccgccgccccgcagtgcgccgccgcccgcgcgctGCGGGCGCGCCACCGGTACGCACTGCGCTGCGCTGTCGAG GAGGCTCGGATTGCTCGCGTCTACGCCCTTTCAGCTTTGGAACTACTTCCTGAGCTCTTGCGCACATTAGGCACAGCGCATGCGCGTGTTGCAGCTGTATGGGCGAACTTGCATACCGCCTTACGACATCCAAATTCCAAACAAGCTGCTagagattaa
- the LOC126770740 gene encoding sorting nexin-8-like isoform X2: protein MTHNIEEITFEELEATDVISVELVPERKGLILKHCEYYVSSRRHGTTVTRRYNEFVQLYDVLYAKYPYRAVCSLPPKRVVVGGGSPLFLQRRRAALQRWLTLVARHPVLAHDADLRTFLCETSPRLDKPKHDEFILAGTQEDNVGDMSTDEMQESFVSEQEQLRLAHLGLGRLFKIFEKVEGRCDSERTDIRELGAALNALSSPAAADTARWTRMRDAMKAAAELAIETGETQLEVMEEEAMDGMLLALDAVGAYRQLCSRLTRGLHAERAAAAAAAPQCAAARALRARHRYALRCAVEEARIARVYALSALELLPELLRTLGTAHARVAAVWANLHTALRHPNSKQAARD from the exons ATGACACATAATATTGAAGAAATAACATTTGAAGAATTAGAAGCAACAGATGTAATATCGGTAGAGCTCGTCCCGGAACGTAAGGGTCTTATTTTAAAGCATTGTGAGTATTATGTAAGCTCAAGAAGACATGGTACTACTGTTACAAGACGCTACAATGAGTTTGTGCAGCTATATGATGTTTTATATGCCAAGTATCCTTATCG cgCAGTATGTAGCTTGCCTCCCAAACGTGTGGTTGTCGGAGGGGGGAGCCCATTGTTTTTACAGCGGCGTCGTGCAGCACTGCAGCGTTGGTTAACGCTAGTTGCAAGACATCCAGTACTTGCCCATGATGCAGACCTTCGGACATTCTTATGTGAAACATCACCAAGATTAGATAAACCGAAACATGATGAGTTCATACTGGCGGGTACACAAGAAGATAACGTG GGTGATATGAGCACAGACGAGATGCAGGAATCATTTGTGTCAGAACAAGAGCAACTTCGATTAGCGCACTTGGGCTTAGGAAGGCTATTCAAGATTTTTGAAAAAG ttgaaGGTCGCTGCGATTCCGAACGTACTGATATTCGAGAATTGGGAGCCGCATTGAACGCGCTGTCTTCCCCAGCTGCCGCGGACACTGCTAGATGGACGCGCATGAGAGATGCGATGAAAGCCGCCGCCga ACTAGCAATAGAAACGGGGGAGACTCAGCTCGAGGTGATGGAGGAAGAGGCGATGGACGGCATGTTACTGGCGCTGGACGCGGTGGGCGCCTACCGGCAGCTGTGCTCGCGACTGACGCGCGGCCTGCATGCcgagcgcgccgccgccgccgccgccgccccgcagtgcgccgccgcccgcgcgctGCGGGCGCGCCACCGGTACGCACTGCGCTGCGCTGTCGAG GAGGCTCGGATTGCTCGCGTCTACGCCCTTTCAGCTTTGGAACTACTTCCTGAGCTCTTGCGCACATTAGGCACAGCGCATGCGCGTGTTGCAGCTGTATGGGCGAACTTGCATACCGCCTTACGACATCCAAATTCCAAACAAGCTGCTagagattaa
- the LOC126770740 gene encoding uncharacterized protein LOC126770740 isoform X3, whose protein sequence is MVLLLQDATMSLCSYMMFYMPSILIVCSLPPKRVVVGGGSPLFLQRRRAALQRWLTLVARHPVLAHDADLRTFLCETSPRLDKPKHDEFILAGTQEDNVGDMSTDEMQESFVSEQEQLRLAHLGLGRLFKIFEKVEGRCDSERTDIRELGAALNALSSPAAADTARWTRMRDAMKAAAELAIETGETQLEVMEEEAMDGMLLALDAVGAYRQLCSRLTRGLHAERAAAAAAAPQCAAARALRARHRYALRCAVEEARIARVYALSALELLPELLRTLGTAHARVAAVWANLHTALRHPNSKQAARD, encoded by the exons ATGGTACTACTGTTACAAGACGCTACAATGAGTTTGTGCAGCTATATGATGTTTTATATGCCAAGTATCCTTATCG TATGTAGCTTGCCTCCCAAACGTGTGGTTGTCGGAGGGGGGAGCCCATTGTTTTTACAGCGGCGTCGTGCAGCACTGCAGCGTTGGTTAACGCTAGTTGCAAGACATCCAGTACTTGCCCATGATGCAGACCTTCGGACATTCTTATGTGAAACATCACCAAGATTAGATAAACCGAAACATGATGAGTTCATACTGGCGGGTACACAAGAAGATAACGTG GGTGATATGAGCACAGACGAGATGCAGGAATCATTTGTGTCAGAACAAGAGCAACTTCGATTAGCGCACTTGGGCTTAGGAAGGCTATTCAAGATTTTTGAAAAAG ttgaaGGTCGCTGCGATTCCGAACGTACTGATATTCGAGAATTGGGAGCCGCATTGAACGCGCTGTCTTCCCCAGCTGCCGCGGACACTGCTAGATGGACGCGCATGAGAGATGCGATGAAAGCCGCCGCCga ACTAGCAATAGAAACGGGGGAGACTCAGCTCGAGGTGATGGAGGAAGAGGCGATGGACGGCATGTTACTGGCGCTGGACGCGGTGGGCGCCTACCGGCAGCTGTGCTCGCGACTGACGCGCGGCCTGCATGCcgagcgcgccgccgccgccgccgccgccccgcagtgcgccgccgcccgcgcgctGCGGGCGCGCCACCGGTACGCACTGCGCTGCGCTGTCGAG GAGGCTCGGATTGCTCGCGTCTACGCCCTTTCAGCTTTGGAACTACTTCCTGAGCTCTTGCGCACATTAGGCACAGCGCATGCGCGTGTTGCAGCTGTATGGGCGAACTTGCATACCGCCTTACGACATCCAAATTCCAAACAAGCTGCTagagattaa
- the LOC126770867 gene encoding histone H3.3A, giving the protein MARTKQTARKSTGGKAPRKQLATKAARKSAPSTGGVKKPHRYRPGTVALREIRRYQKSTELLIRKLPFQRLVREIAQDFKTDLRFQSAAIGALQEASEAYLVGLFEDTNLCAIHAKRVTIMPKDIQLARRIRGERA; this is encoded by the exons ATGGCACGTACCAAGCAAACAGCTCGTAAATCTACAGGAGGTAAAGCTCCTCGTAAACAATTGGCTACAAAAGCCGCGCGTAAATCAGCGCCCAGCACTGGTGGTGTCAAGAAGCCCCATCGTTACCGCCCAGGTACCGTAGCTCTCCGAGAAATTCGTCGCTACCAGAAGTCTACGGAGTTGTTGATTCGTAAGCTGCCTTTCCAGCGACTTGTGAGAGAAATAGCACAAGATTTCAAAACTGATCTTCGGTTCCAGTCTGCTGCCATTGGCGCTTTGCAG GAGGCGAGCGAGGCCTACCTTGTGGGTCTGTTTGAAGACACTAACTTGTGCGCTATCCACGCCAAGCGTGTCACCATTATGCCTAAAGATATCCAGTTGGCAAGACGGATTCGAGGCGAACgtgcataa
- the LOC126770738 gene encoding uncharacterized protein LOC126770738 isoform X1 translates to MSKNLHLLSQIFRNFIRQKRLHRFYSTEIRENEPIKFSTSNAAKKNVQSVFRKTTPDSMPWYQPFSVVGSVAVFLIYFCILREENDVDLEFDKTLYDRIQGLEKEQLLQSYRFNKEQGKSVEDIEKRLKELEEESKVAA, encoded by the exons ATGAGTAAGAATCTACATCTGTTAAG tCAAATTTTCAGAAATTTCATCAGACAAAAACGATTGCACAGATTTTATAGCACTGAAATAAGAGAAAATGAACCAATTAAGTTTTCTACAAGTAATGcagcaaaaaaaaatgtacaatcaGTATTTAGAAAAACAACACCCGACAGCATGCCTTGGTATCAGCCATTCAGTGTGGTAGGAAGTGTTGCTGTATTCCTTATTTATTTCTGCATACTTAGAGAGGAAAACGATGTGGACCTTGAATTTGACAAAACATTATATGATAGAATACAAGGCTTAGAAAAGGAACAGTTACTACAAAGTTATAGATTTAACAAGGAACAAGGAAAAAGTGTAGAAGACATAGAAAAGAGATTAAAAGAACTAGAAGAAGAATCAAAGGTTGCAGCATAG
- the LOC126770738 gene encoding uncharacterized protein LOC126770738 isoform X2 codes for MSKNLHLLRNFIRQKRLHRFYSTEIRENEPIKFSTSNAAKKNVQSVFRKTTPDSMPWYQPFSVVGSVAVFLIYFCILREENDVDLEFDKTLYDRIQGLEKEQLLQSYRFNKEQGKSVEDIEKRLKELEEESKVAA; via the exons ATGAGTAAGAATCTACATCTGTTAAG AAATTTCATCAGACAAAAACGATTGCACAGATTTTATAGCACTGAAATAAGAGAAAATGAACCAATTAAGTTTTCTACAAGTAATGcagcaaaaaaaaatgtacaatcaGTATTTAGAAAAACAACACCCGACAGCATGCCTTGGTATCAGCCATTCAGTGTGGTAGGAAGTGTTGCTGTATTCCTTATTTATTTCTGCATACTTAGAGAGGAAAACGATGTGGACCTTGAATTTGACAAAACATTATATGATAGAATACAAGGCTTAGAAAAGGAACAGTTACTACAAAGTTATAGATTTAACAAGGAACAAGGAAAAAGTGTAGAAGACATAGAAAAGAGATTAAAAGAACTAGAAGAAGAATCAAAGGTTGCAGCATAG
- the LOC126770924 gene encoding uncharacterized protein LOC126770924, with protein sequence MEDSLGSTIVKIKLQEQDKEAKLKEKRENDAVVMTLRKEIRESVSQVEICKQKQETLLKNIAMLRTQAILEKIRRESLTTQLHVRNKELENLRAKSIEGISKVWEQRSSFCKKIHTTSDNYDVWALLIKPTSLELSYFDPSVVKQEDTNPVLNNEIRLQEAVTRRDNALKERDQLKAEPDNGEEFLRIKNALRYSLEKIEELNK encoded by the exons ATGGAGGATTCTCTTGGTTCAACTATAGTAAAAATCAAGCTTCAAGAACAAGACAAAGAGGCAAAACTTAAAGAAAAGCGAGAAA ACGATGCAGTTGTAATGACTCTAAGGAAAGAAATCCGTGAAAGTGTTTCTCAAGTTGAAATATGTAAGCAAAAACAAGAAACgcttttgaaaaatattgctATGTTGCGTACACAAGCAATATTAGAGAAAATACGCCGTGAATCTTTAACTACACAGTTACACGTACGCAATAAAGAGCTAGAAAATTTACGAGCAAAATCG ATTGAAGGTATTTCTAAAGTGTGGGAACAGCGATcttctttttgtaaaaaaattcacACCACTTCCGACAACTATGACGTTTGGGCTTTGCTTATTAAGCCGACTTCTTTAGAATTGAGCTATTTCGATCCATCTGTTGTAAAACAGGAAGATACTAATCcagtattaaataatgaaattcgaCTACAAGAAGCAGTTACGAGACGGGATAACGCTTTAAAAGAGCGTGACCAACTAAAAGCTGAACCAGATAATGGTGAAGAGTTTCTTCG CATCAAAAACGCACTTCGATATTCACTGGAAAAAATTGaagaattaaataagtaa
- the LOC126770923 gene encoding UPF0193 protein EVG1 homolog — protein MEKPDSQGYVNITWPSKSIPHGGIFHTRTVNPSATQQDLLKVLLEESKLSISQRQKSAFTLRQEDEFKKKKPNVEVPLVRPRTSRRRSLSAIRESESLKVEIYCPLKRGEDREKLKERLANTMTYGDVEQKPPALPRVLKQKPILPTKKEQWNDLVTQIRERAEWLADMEDLGHAGPHRELIKDQIAERMRALDAIGVDSCCSSARSTRSGFSVVPSEHSDRFNGIKYSKVSNNVQEHRKLKRNTTKLSKKIEENVAAYEQLSPLQYSPRRRV, from the exons ATGGAAAAACCCGATAGTCAGGGATATGTTAACATAACGTGGCCAAGTAAATCTATTCCTCATGGAGGAATTTTTCATACAAGGACTGTAAACCCATCAGCTACACAACAAGatttattaaaag TTTTACTGGAAGAATCTAAGCTGAGTATTTCCCAGCGTCAGAAAAGTGCATTTACTTTACGCCAGGAAGatgaatttaagaaaaaaaaacctaacgTAGAAGTTCCACTTGTTCGACCGCGAACCTCACGTCGTCGATCGCTCTCTGCAATAAGGGAATCGGAATCTCTTAAAGTTGAAAT ataTTGTCCACTTAAGCGAGGAGAAGATCGGGAGAAATTAAAAGAAAGACTGGCCAATACGATGACTTATGGGGATGTGGAGCAGAAACCGCCAGCTCTACCGCGAGTTCTTAAGCAAAAGCCCATTTTACCCACTAAAAAAGAACAGTGGAATGATT TGGTGACTCAAATTCGAGAACGCGCAGAATGGTTAGCAGATATGGAAGATCTAGGGCATGCTGGTCCACATAGAGAACTGATTAAGGATCAGATTGCTGAACGGATGAGAGCTCTTGACGCTATTGGTGTTGACAGCTGCTGCTCATCTGCCAGATCTACTAGATCTGGATTCAGTGTTGTTCCAAGTGAGCATAGTGACCGATTTAATGGAATCA AATATTCAAAGGTGTCCAACAATGTACAAGAGCATCGAAAACTTAAAAGGAATACCacgaaattatcaaaaaaaattgaagaaaatGTTGCAGCTTATGAACAATTATCACCATTACAATATTCTCCAAGGCGTCGTGTATGA